From Xiphophorus couchianus chromosome 23, X_couchianus-1.0, whole genome shotgun sequence, one genomic window encodes:
- the adgrg4a gene encoding adhesion G-protein coupled receptor G4 isoform X2 yields the protein MTSMRSLTFLIICLPILMSLCPLNSANSASTSLWGKKLAFNGPPCLWQLHPEVRVPALTDLSVCIRLKRTSSAQWTGFLYRSTERKELGLEGNNSHLKIWLFGKQYQIDQDLSLKTWHSICLTWSGKNQKLTVYLNGSTVKNKLFYSDDAHQQLAPNGTLTLGVSHSVLPNGALKPESGNNLLGEIGLFRMWGKEWSAEEVSSLGCADGDVVSWDLQQWKNDCPPVPDNNLTCGWSNYKINMWVTVTNLKSPENCSLALEGITRNWLVNIFPNNISVQDIYVSSQSPTCEVHLDEDLPKQSNRVCKKCFGCEVYVSVDPAANVKTVQTDISALLSTNFSFNFLTIEAVHDSIAVLPAVISPRVTRPPPTITPSLTTSPWTQKFTTSEKGLTATTPNRPVKFSTTGKPVDRTVTVVMPDQFFRVNLTLVITGILSKPTDIIEEWLQQKLETNNSLSVVNLVIKGGYDRSMGEYTGLLTPIIKQNQYHCTFHVQEYHKYDVAEVEQLIYSALTSEYGNISFAIQTTNISIKHIEPKSCLEEKTSSFYGRYIWPETFPQVTAEMQCRKPASNRAYRLCKLHIETDTTSWDNPNMTNCNKFQTISDISNITVTPDNAAEVVDIIQDLVDVQLSNNSQLSSSELGLVMDKLSEVVDVSIIEPKVGVDIVNIVANILLSETDITPVTDIVLDLTDQMGNSIEFQGECTNIKSPALALSMINVDPDQFSGLTFGVSLSSSTNPEIFVNQSFVSKPLAETSATISLPAEINNFFPPGVRNTTRVQFHFYGTPNLFQDPYLINETDGNWTLNSFVVSASINNSQVINLQERVVVTFKHEETRRSKCVFWDFQKYSSLGGWSSSGCETRNISPHQTSCLCDHLTHFGVLLDVSQGPMDPEDIRILTIISYLGCGLSSIFLGITLLTYLIFEKLRQDYPSKILINLSAALLGLTMFFLIDSWLASFSSYALCITTAAFLHYFLLASCTWMGLEAFHMYFALVKVFNTYVPAYLLKFCAVGWGIPLVIVSLVLAIDKDTYGSFVPEQTGVALESTEQFCWIQNNIFYYITVVGFILFIFLGNLGVFVVVLIQIKQMRTNKPLVKSRSALQDFRAVVGLTVLLGLTWSLGFFSFEPARVVMMYLFAICNSFQGFFVFVFHCLMKENVRKQWKIYLCCGRFRANETSDCRRSVTMDVRNKKGNLVKSDSVHSDNNSSTKSLTPPRNLQNTHTARWQ from the exons ATGACGTCAATGAGAAGCTTGACTTTTCTGATCATCTGTTTGCCTATATTGATGTCACTGTGTCCTCTAAATTCAG CCAACTCTGCCAGCACCAGCCTGTGGGGAAAGAAGTTGGCGTTTAATGGGCCTCCATGTTTGTGGCAGCTCCACCCGGAAGTGAGGGTTCCAGCTCTGACGGATTTGAGCGTCTGCATTCGTTTAAAACGCACCAGTTCAGCACAATGGACAGGCTTTCTTTATAGATCTACAGAACGGAAAGAGCTGGGACTTGAAGGcaataattcacatttaaaaatttgGCTTTTTGGAAAACAATACCAAATAGATCAGGACCTCTCATTAAAGACATGGCATTCCATCTGTCTCACATGGTCTGGTAAAAACCAGAAGCTGACGGTGTACTTAAATGGAtctactgtaaaaaataaacttttttattcagATGATGCACACCAACAGCTGGCACCAAATGGCACTCTCACTCTGGGGGTTTCTCATAGTGTTCTCCCTAATGGTGCACTGAAGCCGGAGAGCGGTAACAACTTGCTAGGTGAGATAGGTTTGTTCAGGATGTGGGGGAAGGAGTGGAGCGCTGAGGAGGTGAGCAGCCTGGGTTGTGCAGACGGAGATGTGGTGAGCTGGGATCTGCAGCAGTGGAAGAATGACTGTCCTCCTGTCCCCGACAACAACCTAACCTGTG gCTGGTCTAAttataaaatcaacatgtgGGTGACAGTAACCAACCTCAAAAGTCCTGAAAACTGCTCACTGGCTCTGGAAGGAATCACAAGAAACTGG cttGTGAACATTTTCCCCAACAACATTTCTGTCCAAGACATTTACGTTTCATCTCAAAG CCCAACATGCGAAGTGCACCTAGACGAG GATTTGCCAAAACAGTCTAACCGAGTCTGTAAGAAATG TTTCGGCTGTGAGGTGTATGTGAGCGTGGATCCTGCTGCAAACGTCAAAACAGTTCAGACGGACATTTCTGCCTTGCTGAGTACGAACTTCTCTTTCAACTTCCTCACCATAGAAGCTGTCCATGACAGCATCGCCGTACTTCCTGCTG tGATTTCCCCTCGTGTGACAAGACCACCACCAACTATTACACCTTCATTAACCACCTCACCATGGACACAAAAATTCACAACCTCAG aaaaaggTTTAACGGCGACCACACCGAATAGGCCTGTCAAGTTTTCAACGACAGGAAAACCTGTAGATCGCACTGTAACAGTTG TCATGCCAGATCAGTTTTTTCGAGTTAATTTGACCTTAGTCATAACAGGAATCCTGTCAAAGCCTACAGACATCATTGAAGAATGG ctgcaACAAAAGCTTGAGACCAATAACAGTTTGAGTGTGGTGAATCTTGTCATAAAAGGCGGTTATGACAG GAGCATGGGAGAGTACACTGGCTTACTG ACTCCCATCATCAAACAGAATCA ATACCACTGCACCTTCCATGTTCAAGAGTATCACAAGTACGATGTGGCTGAAGTTGAGCAATTAATTTATTCTGCCTTGACATCAGAATATGGAAACATCTCTTTTGCAATTCAGACAACAAATATATCAATCAAACACATAG aGCCAAAAAGctgtttagaagaaaaaaccTCATCATTTTATGGGCGATATATTTGGCCAGAAACATTTCCACAAGTCACTGCAGAGATGCAATGCAGGAAACCAGCATCGAATCGAGCCTACAGACTTTG taaactACACATTGAAACTGATACGACCAGCTGGGATAATCCTAATATGACAAACTGTAACAAGTTTCAGACAATTTCAGACATCAGCAACATTACAGTCACACCTG ATAATGCAGCAGAGGTTGTGGACATAATTCAGGACCTCGTAGATGTTCAGCTCAGTAATAACTCCCAGCTGTCTTCCTCTGAGCTGGGATTGGTGATGGACAAGCTAAGTGAAGTGGTTGATGTAAGCATCATCGAACCTAAAGTTGGCGTTGACATTGTCAACATCGTGGCCAACATCCTGCTTTCTGAAACTGACATCACACCAGTCACTGACAT TGTCCTTGATCTTACAGACCAGATGGGGAACAGTATAGAATTTCAAGGGGAATGTACAAATATCAAATCTCCTGCGCTTGCCCTTTCCATGATTAATGTCGATCCAGATCAGTTCAGTGGCCTCACCTTTGGTGTGTCTCTGTCATCCTCAACGAACCCTGAG atATTTGTTAACCAGAGCTTTGTCAGCAAACCACTTGCAGAAACAAGTGCGACTATTTCCTTGCCCGCTGAGATCAACAACTTTTTCCCACCTGGAGTCAGAAACACAACACGAGtgcaatttcatttttatggaACGCCCAACCTCTTTCAG GACCCCTACTTAATCAATGAAACTGATGGGAATTGGACCTTAAACTCCTTTGTAGTTTCTGCCAGCATTAATAACAGCCAAGTTATCAACCTGCAGGAACGAGTGGTGGTGACCTTCAAGCACGAAGAAACCAGACGG TCAAAGTGTGTGTTCTGGGATTTCCAAAAGTATA GTAGCCTTGGTGGTTGGAGCAGCAGCGGCTGTGAAACCCGTAACATTTCCCCTCATCAGACCAGCTGTCTCTGTGATCACCTCACACATTTTGGTGTCCTGCTG gATGTAAGCCAAGGCCCAATGGACCCCGAAGATATCCGGATTCTCACAATAATCTCTTACCTTGGTTGTGGTCTTTCCTCCATCTTTCTAGGAATCACTTTGCTCACCTACCTTATTTTTGA gAAGTTGCGTCAGGACTATCCATCTAAAATACTCATCAACTTGTCCGCTGCACTGCTGGGTTTGACCATGTTCTTTCTTATCGACTCGTGGCTCGCATCCTTCTCCAGCTACGCATTGTGCATCACGACAGCTGCTTTCCTCCACTATTTCCTCTTGGCTTCCTGCACCTGGATGGGCTTGGAGGCCTTTCACATGTACTTCGCACTGGTGAAGGTTTTCAACACCTACGTGCCTGCCTATTTACTGAAATTCTGCGCTGTTGGATGGG GTATTCCTTTGGTGATAGTCAGCCTTGTGCTCGCCATAGATAAAGACACTTATGGAAGCTTTGTTCCTGAACAAACAGGAGTGGCGCTTGAGTCCACTGAACAATT CTGTTGGATTcagaataacattttctactaCATCACAGTGGTGGGATTTATTCTCTTCATCTTCTTGGGCAACCTGGGCGTGTTCGTcgtggttctgatccagatcaAACAAATGAGGACCAACAAACCGCTAGTCAAGAGCCGCAGCGCGCTGCAGGACTTTAGAGCAGTCGTCGGCCTCACTGTCCTGCTGGGCCTCACCTGGTCGTTGGGCTTCTTTTCATTCGAACCAGCACGAGTGGTCATGATGTACCTATTTGCAATCTGCAACTCTTTTCAAG gattttttgtttttgtgttccaCTGTTTGATGAAGGAAAATGTGAGGAAACAGTGGAAAATTTATTTGTGCTGTGGACGTTTCAGGGCTAATGAAACCTCAG ACTGCAGACGCTCTGTAACAATGGACGTTCGTAACAAAAAGGGCAATCTTGTCAAATCCGACTCAGTTCACTCTGACAACAACTCCTCCACCAAGTCACTGACTCCTCCACGTAATCTCCAAAACACTCACACCGCTAGGTGGCAGTAG
- the adgrg4a gene encoding adhesion G-protein coupled receptor G4 isoform X1: MTSMRSLTFLIICLPILMSLCPLNSAANSASTSLWGKKLAFNGPPCLWQLHPEVRVPALTDLSVCIRLKRTSSAQWTGFLYRSTERKELGLEGNNSHLKIWLFGKQYQIDQDLSLKTWHSICLTWSGKNQKLTVYLNGSTVKNKLFYSDDAHQQLAPNGTLTLGVSHSVLPNGALKPESGNNLLGEIGLFRMWGKEWSAEEVSSLGCADGDVVSWDLQQWKNDCPPVPDNNLTCGWSNYKINMWVTVTNLKSPENCSLALEGITRNWLVNIFPNNISVQDIYVSSQSPTCEVHLDEDLPKQSNRVCKKCFGCEVYVSVDPAANVKTVQTDISALLSTNFSFNFLTIEAVHDSIAVLPAVISPRVTRPPPTITPSLTTSPWTQKFTTSEKGLTATTPNRPVKFSTTGKPVDRTVTVVMPDQFFRVNLTLVITGILSKPTDIIEEWLQQKLETNNSLSVVNLVIKGGYDRSMGEYTGLLTPIIKQNQYHCTFHVQEYHKYDVAEVEQLIYSALTSEYGNISFAIQTTNISIKHIEPKSCLEEKTSSFYGRYIWPETFPQVTAEMQCRKPASNRAYRLCKLHIETDTTSWDNPNMTNCNKFQTISDISNITVTPDNAAEVVDIIQDLVDVQLSNNSQLSSSELGLVMDKLSEVVDVSIIEPKVGVDIVNIVANILLSETDITPVTDIVLDLTDQMGNSIEFQGECTNIKSPALALSMINVDPDQFSGLTFGVSLSSSTNPEIFVNQSFVSKPLAETSATISLPAEINNFFPPGVRNTTRVQFHFYGTPNLFQDPYLINETDGNWTLNSFVVSASINNSQVINLQERVVVTFKHEETRRSKCVFWDFQKYSSLGGWSSSGCETRNISPHQTSCLCDHLTHFGVLLDVSQGPMDPEDIRILTIISYLGCGLSSIFLGITLLTYLIFEKLRQDYPSKILINLSAALLGLTMFFLIDSWLASFSSYALCITTAAFLHYFLLASCTWMGLEAFHMYFALVKVFNTYVPAYLLKFCAVGWGIPLVIVSLVLAIDKDTYGSFVPEQTGVALESTEQFCWIQNNIFYYITVVGFILFIFLGNLGVFVVVLIQIKQMRTNKPLVKSRSALQDFRAVVGLTVLLGLTWSLGFFSFEPARVVMMYLFAICNSFQGFFVFVFHCLMKENVRKQWKIYLCCGRFRANETSDCRRSVTMDVRNKKGNLVKSDSVHSDNNSSTKSLTPPRNLQNTHTARWQ, translated from the exons ATGACGTCAATGAGAAGCTTGACTTTTCTGATCATCTGTTTGCCTATATTGATGTCACTGTGTCCTCTAAATTCAG CAGCCAACTCTGCCAGCACCAGCCTGTGGGGAAAGAAGTTGGCGTTTAATGGGCCTCCATGTTTGTGGCAGCTCCACCCGGAAGTGAGGGTTCCAGCTCTGACGGATTTGAGCGTCTGCATTCGTTTAAAACGCACCAGTTCAGCACAATGGACAGGCTTTCTTTATAGATCTACAGAACGGAAAGAGCTGGGACTTGAAGGcaataattcacatttaaaaatttgGCTTTTTGGAAAACAATACCAAATAGATCAGGACCTCTCATTAAAGACATGGCATTCCATCTGTCTCACATGGTCTGGTAAAAACCAGAAGCTGACGGTGTACTTAAATGGAtctactgtaaaaaataaacttttttattcagATGATGCACACCAACAGCTGGCACCAAATGGCACTCTCACTCTGGGGGTTTCTCATAGTGTTCTCCCTAATGGTGCACTGAAGCCGGAGAGCGGTAACAACTTGCTAGGTGAGATAGGTTTGTTCAGGATGTGGGGGAAGGAGTGGAGCGCTGAGGAGGTGAGCAGCCTGGGTTGTGCAGACGGAGATGTGGTGAGCTGGGATCTGCAGCAGTGGAAGAATGACTGTCCTCCTGTCCCCGACAACAACCTAACCTGTG gCTGGTCTAAttataaaatcaacatgtgGGTGACAGTAACCAACCTCAAAAGTCCTGAAAACTGCTCACTGGCTCTGGAAGGAATCACAAGAAACTGG cttGTGAACATTTTCCCCAACAACATTTCTGTCCAAGACATTTACGTTTCATCTCAAAG CCCAACATGCGAAGTGCACCTAGACGAG GATTTGCCAAAACAGTCTAACCGAGTCTGTAAGAAATG TTTCGGCTGTGAGGTGTATGTGAGCGTGGATCCTGCTGCAAACGTCAAAACAGTTCAGACGGACATTTCTGCCTTGCTGAGTACGAACTTCTCTTTCAACTTCCTCACCATAGAAGCTGTCCATGACAGCATCGCCGTACTTCCTGCTG tGATTTCCCCTCGTGTGACAAGACCACCACCAACTATTACACCTTCATTAACCACCTCACCATGGACACAAAAATTCACAACCTCAG aaaaaggTTTAACGGCGACCACACCGAATAGGCCTGTCAAGTTTTCAACGACAGGAAAACCTGTAGATCGCACTGTAACAGTTG TCATGCCAGATCAGTTTTTTCGAGTTAATTTGACCTTAGTCATAACAGGAATCCTGTCAAAGCCTACAGACATCATTGAAGAATGG ctgcaACAAAAGCTTGAGACCAATAACAGTTTGAGTGTGGTGAATCTTGTCATAAAAGGCGGTTATGACAG GAGCATGGGAGAGTACACTGGCTTACTG ACTCCCATCATCAAACAGAATCA ATACCACTGCACCTTCCATGTTCAAGAGTATCACAAGTACGATGTGGCTGAAGTTGAGCAATTAATTTATTCTGCCTTGACATCAGAATATGGAAACATCTCTTTTGCAATTCAGACAACAAATATATCAATCAAACACATAG aGCCAAAAAGctgtttagaagaaaaaaccTCATCATTTTATGGGCGATATATTTGGCCAGAAACATTTCCACAAGTCACTGCAGAGATGCAATGCAGGAAACCAGCATCGAATCGAGCCTACAGACTTTG taaactACACATTGAAACTGATACGACCAGCTGGGATAATCCTAATATGACAAACTGTAACAAGTTTCAGACAATTTCAGACATCAGCAACATTACAGTCACACCTG ATAATGCAGCAGAGGTTGTGGACATAATTCAGGACCTCGTAGATGTTCAGCTCAGTAATAACTCCCAGCTGTCTTCCTCTGAGCTGGGATTGGTGATGGACAAGCTAAGTGAAGTGGTTGATGTAAGCATCATCGAACCTAAAGTTGGCGTTGACATTGTCAACATCGTGGCCAACATCCTGCTTTCTGAAACTGACATCACACCAGTCACTGACAT TGTCCTTGATCTTACAGACCAGATGGGGAACAGTATAGAATTTCAAGGGGAATGTACAAATATCAAATCTCCTGCGCTTGCCCTTTCCATGATTAATGTCGATCCAGATCAGTTCAGTGGCCTCACCTTTGGTGTGTCTCTGTCATCCTCAACGAACCCTGAG atATTTGTTAACCAGAGCTTTGTCAGCAAACCACTTGCAGAAACAAGTGCGACTATTTCCTTGCCCGCTGAGATCAACAACTTTTTCCCACCTGGAGTCAGAAACACAACACGAGtgcaatttcatttttatggaACGCCCAACCTCTTTCAG GACCCCTACTTAATCAATGAAACTGATGGGAATTGGACCTTAAACTCCTTTGTAGTTTCTGCCAGCATTAATAACAGCCAAGTTATCAACCTGCAGGAACGAGTGGTGGTGACCTTCAAGCACGAAGAAACCAGACGG TCAAAGTGTGTGTTCTGGGATTTCCAAAAGTATA GTAGCCTTGGTGGTTGGAGCAGCAGCGGCTGTGAAACCCGTAACATTTCCCCTCATCAGACCAGCTGTCTCTGTGATCACCTCACACATTTTGGTGTCCTGCTG gATGTAAGCCAAGGCCCAATGGACCCCGAAGATATCCGGATTCTCACAATAATCTCTTACCTTGGTTGTGGTCTTTCCTCCATCTTTCTAGGAATCACTTTGCTCACCTACCTTATTTTTGA gAAGTTGCGTCAGGACTATCCATCTAAAATACTCATCAACTTGTCCGCTGCACTGCTGGGTTTGACCATGTTCTTTCTTATCGACTCGTGGCTCGCATCCTTCTCCAGCTACGCATTGTGCATCACGACAGCTGCTTTCCTCCACTATTTCCTCTTGGCTTCCTGCACCTGGATGGGCTTGGAGGCCTTTCACATGTACTTCGCACTGGTGAAGGTTTTCAACACCTACGTGCCTGCCTATTTACTGAAATTCTGCGCTGTTGGATGGG GTATTCCTTTGGTGATAGTCAGCCTTGTGCTCGCCATAGATAAAGACACTTATGGAAGCTTTGTTCCTGAACAAACAGGAGTGGCGCTTGAGTCCACTGAACAATT CTGTTGGATTcagaataacattttctactaCATCACAGTGGTGGGATTTATTCTCTTCATCTTCTTGGGCAACCTGGGCGTGTTCGTcgtggttctgatccagatcaAACAAATGAGGACCAACAAACCGCTAGTCAAGAGCCGCAGCGCGCTGCAGGACTTTAGAGCAGTCGTCGGCCTCACTGTCCTGCTGGGCCTCACCTGGTCGTTGGGCTTCTTTTCATTCGAACCAGCACGAGTGGTCATGATGTACCTATTTGCAATCTGCAACTCTTTTCAAG gattttttgtttttgtgttccaCTGTTTGATGAAGGAAAATGTGAGGAAACAGTGGAAAATTTATTTGTGCTGTGGACGTTTCAGGGCTAATGAAACCTCAG ACTGCAGACGCTCTGTAACAATGGACGTTCGTAACAAAAAGGGCAATCTTGTCAAATCCGACTCAGTTCACTCTGACAACAACTCCTCCACCAAGTCACTGACTCCTCCACGTAATCTCCAAAACACTCACACCGCTAGGTGGCAGTAG